The window CCAGGCGAACATCGGGATCGTTCCCGCGCTGTTCGGGCGCCGGGACGCCGTCTTCGCCGACCAGCTTTGCCACGCGAGCCAACTGGACGGCGCGATCCTGTCGCGCGCCAAGCTCCTGCGCTTCCGGCACAACGACCCGGTACACCTCGACCGGATGCTCACGAAGCACCGCGGAGCGTTCGAACGGGCGCTGGTGATGACGGAAAGCGTCTTCAGCATGGACGGGGACCTTGCCCCCCTCGCCGCCCTCCTGGCCGTCTGCCGCCGGCACGATTGCCGATTCATGGTGGACGAGGCGCATGCCACCGGGGTGTTCGGGCCGCAAGGACGAGGGTGCGTCGAGGCGGAGGGGCTCGCCGGGCAGGTCGACCTCGTGATGGGGACGTTCAGCAAGGCGCTGGGCGGGTTCGGTGCGTACCTCGCGGCGTCGCGGACGGTGATCGACTACCTGGTCAACACGGCGCGCAGCTTCATCTATTCCACCGCGCTTCCGCCCCCGGTGATCGCCGCCGACCTCGCCGCCCTCCGGCTCTGCCTGTCCGGGGAGACCCGCGGGGAGGAGCTTCTGCGCCGGGCCGATGCATTCCGGGGCGCGCTTCGGGAGAAAGGGTGGACCGTCGGCGGGGAGAGCCAGATCGTCCCCGTGGTGGTGGGGGAGAGCGCCCTCGCCGTCTCCTTGTCGAAATCGCTCGGGGGCCGGGGATTCCTCGCGCTGCCGGTGCGCCCGCCCACGGTCCCGGAAGGATCGGCCCGCCTGCGCTTCTCCCTGACCGCCGCGCACACCGACCGCCAGGTCGCCGACGCCGTGGAGGCCCTCGGTGCGGCGTAATACACCCCCGCTACGCCATTGGCGCCGACCCAAGCCATGATTCCGAACACGAAAGAATTCTTTGTTATCGGCGGGGCGGGGGATCCGTCGTTGGTCCTGCTGCCGGGGTGGGCGACGGACGGGCGGATCTTCGACGGGGTGTTCCCCGGCGTGACCGCCGTGACGACGGGGCCGATCCGGCCGGATCGGTTCACCGCGCGCCTCGCGGCGTTCCTCGACCGGAAGGCGCACGGTCCGGTGACGGTCGTCGGGTGGTCCCTCGGCGGGTTCCTCGCGGCGGAGTTCGCGCGGGAATACCCGGGCCGGGTGCGGCGCATCGTCCTCGTCGGCATTCGCCGCGCGTACCCGGAAGAAGACATCGGAGCCGTCCGGCATTCCCTTTCGGCCGACCCGGGCGGCTGTCTTTCCGGATTCTACGCGCAATGTTTCTATCCCTCCCATCTTCCCGCGTACCGCCGGTTCCGCGCAGGGCTCCAGGCGGCGTACCTGCGGGAGATGGACGGCGGCGTGCTCCGGGACGGGCTTTCCTACCTTGCGGGCGCGAAGCTCTCCGGCGAGACTCTTCCGGCATGTCCCGTCGCGATCGTCCATGGAGAGAAGGACGTGGTGGCGCCGCTCGCGGAGGCGGAAGGGATCGCCGGGGAGGGCGGGAATGCGTCGTTTCACCCCCTGCCGGGGGCGGCGCATGCCGCCTTCCTCGCCGACGGTTTCCGCGCGCTAATCGACGACGGCCAGGGACGGCCAAGTGTCGGGGCAGGCAAGGATGCCCCGGATTCCGTTGCCGCGGCCGACGGCCAGGGACGGCCAAGTGTCGGGGCAGGCAAGGATGCCTCCGATTTCAAAGCCCCGACCGGCCGGGGATGGCCTGGTGCGGCCGGTGGTTGACCCCGTCGTCCTGCGGCGCTTCTCGGCCGGCGCGGCCCGCTACGAGGCGCATGCGTACGCGCAGCGGCTCTCCGCCGCCGACCTGCTGGCGTACACGAAGGAGTGGCTTCCGGCCTCTTGGGGTCGCGACGGCCAGGGACGGCCTGGTGCCGCGGCAGGCAGGGATGCCCCGGGTTTGGTCGCCGCGGCCGGCCATCGTTTCACCATCCTCGAGCCGGGCTGCGGGACAGGGCTCTACACGCGGATGCTCCTCGACGCCTTCCGCGGTGCGTCCGTGTTCGGGGTGGACATCTCGGAGGCGATGGTGCGCGTCGCGAAGCGGGGGATAGACGATCCGCGGGCCCGCTTCGCCGTGGCCGACGCGGAGGAGATCGCCGCGGGGAGCTACGACCTGGTCACCTCCAACGCCGCCTTCCAATGGTTTCTCTCCCTTCCCCGCACGCTGGAGCGGATGGCGTCCCTCCTTTCGGGCGGGGGGCTGCTCACCTTCACCTTCTTCGGTCCGGAGACGTACGCGGAGCTGGACGCCGCCCTCCGGACCGCGGCCGGGGCGACGGCCGGGGCGGCGCAGGTCGCCGCCGCGGCGTTCCATTCCCGGGAAGAGATCTCCGACGCCCTGTCGGCCGCGTTCCCGCGGTGGGACCTCGTCGAGCGGCGCTACTACCAGGAATTCCCGACCCTGGCGGACCTGTTGCGCAGTATCCGATACACGGGGACGGGCGGAGGCGGGTCGAGGGAGTCGTGGAGCCCGGGGAAGCTCGCCCGGGTCGAGAAGGCGTATCGGGATCGGTCCGGCGGGATCAAGGCGACGTACCAGGTCTTCCTTTGCCGGGGCATCATCGGCAATGGCCATGGAAGGCCAAGTGCCGCGGCAGGCAGGGAGCCCGGGATCTCGTCGCCGCGGCAGGGAGAAGCCGGGTGAAGGGGGTCTTCGTCACCGGCACCGGCACCGGCGTCGGGAAGACGACGGTGTGCGGCCTGCTGGCCGGCTTTCTCCGGGCGCAGGGGATGCGCGTGACGACGCAGAAGTGGGTCGAGACGGGAGCGACGGGCGGTCCGTCGGACATCGATGAACACCGCCGCCTGATGGGAGACTCCGGGACCGCGCCGGAACCGCCGCTCGCGGACCGGTGCCCGTACCGGTTCACCCTCCCCGCCTCGCCGCACCTGGCGGCGGCGTATGAGGGGCGGCGGGTGGACCCGGGCGTGATCGAGGCGGCGTACCGACGCCTCGCGGAGACCCATGATGCCGTGGTGGTCGAAGGGGCGGGCGGATTCCTCGTCCCGCTCTCCGCGGAGATGTCGACCGGCGACCTCGTCGCGCGGATCGGGCTTCCCGTCCTCGTGGTGGCGGCGAACCGTCTCGGCTGCGTGAACGATGCGTTGCTCACCGCGGAAGCGGTGCGCCGGCGCGGAATTCTTCTGGCGGGGTTCGTCTTCAACCGCCTCCCCGCCGATGGCCAGGGAAGGCCAAGTGCCGCGACAGGCAGGGATGCCCCGGAATCTATCGTCGCGGCCGACAATCCGCGGATCGTGGCGGAGATCACGGGGGCGCCCGTCCTGGGCGAGGTTCCCCCGCTGTCCGACCCGGACCGCGGCGCGGAGGCGTTCGCCCCCGTGGGGCGGGCGTTTCTCGAACGGTGGAGGTCGACCTGATGGACCCGAAAGGCTGGCTCCTGAAGGACTTGCGGCACAACTGGCATCCGTACACCCAGATGAGCACCCTCGCGACGGAACCGCCGATGCTGATCGACCGCGCGGAAGGGCTCTTCCTCTTCGACGTGGAGGGGAACCGGTACTACGACGCGATCTCCAGCTGGTGGTGCGTCGTACACGGGCACGGGCACCCCCGGATCCGGGAGGCGGTGACGCGGCAGATGGAGCGGCTGGACCACGTCCTGTTCGCCGGCGTCACCCACGAGCCCGCGGTGCGCCTGGCCTCGCGGCTCGCCGCGATCGCCCCGGAAGGGCTCTCGCGCGTCTTCTTCTCGGACAACGGCTCCACGGCGGTGGAGGTGGCGCTCAAGATGTCGCTGCAGTGCTGGCGCAACCTCGGCCGGGAGGAGCGGACCGGGTTCGTCTGCCTCGATCACGGGTACCACGGGGACACCACCGGGTGCATGAGCGTCAGCGGCGTCGAGGCGTTCCTGCGCGCGTTCCGGCCGATCCTCTTCCCCGCCCGCCGGGTTCCCGCGCCGTACTGCTACCGGTGCCCCTTGGGGAAAGCGTACCCGGAGTGCGGGGTCTCGTGCGTCGACGCCCTGGGCGACGCGTTGCGGGAGGGTGGTGAAACAATCGCCGCGGTGATCCTCGAGCCGCTCCTGCTGGGCGCGGGCGGGATGATCGTCTACCCGCCGGAATACCTTTCCCGCGCGGTGTCCCTCGCACGCGAGCACGGCGTCCATCTCATCCTCGACGAGGTTGCGACGGGGTTCGGGCGGACGGGGACGATGTTCGCCTGCGAGCAGGCCGGCGTCTCGCCGGATTTCCTCTGCCTTTCGAAGGGGTTGACGGGCGGCACGATGCCGCTGGCCGCGACGTTGACCACAGCGGAGGTGTACAACTCCTTTCTCGGCGGCCCGGACAGCGGGAAGACGTTCTACCACGGCCACACGTACACGGCGAACCCGGTCGGCTGCGCGGCGGCGCTCGCCTCCCTCGACCTGTTCGAGGAGGAGGAACTCGTCGACCGCGTTGCGCATCTCGCTCCCCGCCTTGCGGAAGGGGTGAGGGATCTCGCCGGGCTGCCGATGGTGGGGGACGTGCGCGGGATCGGGATGGTGGCAGCGCTCGAGCTGGTTTCGGACAAGGAAACGAGGGAACCGCTGCCGGGGACGGCGCCGGTGTTCCGCGACATCCGCCGCGAGGGGCTGCGCCGGGGGCTCTTCCTGCGCCCGATGGGGAACGTCGTCTACCTCTTCCTGCCCCAGGCGGTCACCCGCGAGGCGCTCGACGACATCCTCGACCGCTTCGGGGCGACGCTTCGGATGGTCCTGCGATGAACGGGGCGATGGGCGAGTCCGGGAAGTGGGTGCGGGAGTGCCGCTCCCTGTGCGTCCTCACCGGCGCGGGCGTCTCGTCGGAGAGCGGCGTTCCCACGTTCCGCGGGCCGGAAGGGTTATGGAAGCGGCGGGACCCGATGTCGCTGGCCACCCCCGAGGCGTTCGCGGAGGACCCGAAGGAGGTCTGGGAGTGGTACCAGTGGCGGCGCCGGAAGATCCGCGGGTGCGTCCCCAACGCGGGGCACACGGCCCTCGCCGCCGTGGAAGCGGAGAAGCCGGACTTCCTCCTCGTGACGCAGAACGTGGACGGCCTGCACCGGGCCGCGGGGTCGCGAAGGATTGCGGAGATCCACGGGAACATCTGGGTGGTCCGTTGCGTGGGGTGCGGGGCGGAGCGGTACGAGCAAGGGGATTTCACGGATCTTCCGCCCCGCTGCGGCGCCTGCGGCGGCCTGCTGCGCCCCGGCGTGGTGTGGTTCGGCGAGATGCTTCCCCGCGAGGCGTCCGATGCCGCGATGGAGATGCTCTCCCGGTGCGAGGTGCTGATCGTAGCAGGCACCTCCGCGGTCGTCGCCCCCGCGTCCGGCTACGCCGCCGTGGCGAAGGATCACGGAGCGCGGGTGATCGAGGTGAACCCCGACGAGACGCCGGTCAGCGGCATCTGCGACGCGACGTTCCGGGGGAAATCGGGCGAGGTGCTCCCGGTGCTCCTCGGCGGATCCCCGGAGAGCAACGCCGGTACCCCTCGACCAAGTTAAGGTGATATATCCATAATTTTGTATATAATAAAGTCAAGTCATCACGGTTCGAGGAAGGAGACGGATTTGGCCATCCAGAAAACGATCCGGAAGGAAATCGGGAACATCGAGGGACAACTCGGCAAGCGCTTCCGTTCGCTCGAGAAGGATGTAGCGCGGTTGGTGAAGAAGCTCGAGAAAAAGGAAAGCGAGGTGAAGAAGCTCAAGGACAAATTGGCGTCCGGCTTCATGAAGGACGTCAGGAAAAAGGTGAAAAAGGCGAAAAAGGCGGTCCGGAAGGCGCTGCCCAAGATCGGGTGACGGGAAAAGCCCCCCGGTGCAGGGCATCGGGAGGGGGAGGGGAACCCGTCACCCCAGGTCGTCGTAAGGACGCAGGCGGAAGGAGACGCCGGGGATCGACTCGGCGAGCCGGCGGACCGCCTCGGAATCGAGGCCGGGCAGGGCGACGGCGGTAGCGGTCACCGAGGGGACGTGCTTTGGGGCCTCCCGGAGGAAATCGAGCAGGGCGGCGAACGATGCCGCCCCGTACCGGTTCGGACAGATCCGGGCGTACGTCCGCGCGTCCGGCGCGTTCAGGGAAACGGAAAGGGCGTCCACCCGCCCGGCGAGCTCCGGCAGGATGTTCCGGCCGTGGACGAGATTTCCCAGCCCGTCCGTGTTGACCCGCACCCGCGCGCCGCGCGCTTTCAGCTCCGCCGCGATCTCCTTCACCTCGTCCAGGCGCAGCAGCGGCTCCCCGAAGCCGCAGAAGACGACCTCGTCGAACCGGGTCGGGTCCCCGACCTCGGCGAGCACCTCCGCGGCGGCCGGCTCCCCGGGCAATTTCAGCAGGTGTCCCTTCACGTGGTAGTCGCCGCGCTTCGGACAGAACGTGCAGGCGTTCGTGCAACGGTTCGTGATGTTCAGGTAGAGGGAATCGCGGATCCGGTAGGTGACCCGGATCTCCTCCTCGACGGGGATGCGGAAGAGGCGCAGGGCGTTGATCGTGGTCGTACGGGCCACGTCCTCGACGGTGACCCCCTTGATCGCCGCGACCTTCGCCGCCACGAGCGGAACGAACGACGGCTCGTTCGTCTTCCCGCGGTGCGGGACCGGCGCCAGGAAGGGGCAGTCCGTCTCGATCAGCAGGCGGTCCAGCGGCAGCTCCCGCACCGCCTCCACCTGCTTCTCCGATCCCTTGTAGGTGATCGCGCCGGGGATGGAAACCAGGAAGTTCATCGCGATCGCCCTGCGCGCCATCGCGAGGTCCCCGGAGAAGCAGTGGATGATGCCGCCCACCTCCGCGGCGTTCTCCTCCGCGAGGATCGACAGCACCTCGTCGTGCGCGTCCCGGTCGTGGATGACGACGGGGAGGCCTTGCCTTCGGGCCAGGCGGATCTGTTCGCGGAAGGCGGCGCGCTGGAGGTCCCGGGGGGCGCGGTCGCGGAAGAAGTCCAGCCCCGTTTCCCCGATCGCCACCACCTTGTCGCACCCGGTGAGCGCCTCGAGGCGCGCGAGGAGCGCGTCGTTGAGCCGCGTCGCGTCGTGCGGGTGCAGGCCGACGATCGCGTAGATCCCCGTGTGCCGGTGGGCGATCGATACCGCCTTTTCGCCGCTCTCGGGGTCGATGCCGACCGTGGCGATCCGCGTTACGCCCGCGTCGCGCGCCCGGCGCACGACCTCCTCCTCCGCCTCGCACAGCGGCGAAAGGTCCAGGTGCGCGTGGGTGTCGAAGAACATCCGGAGGGATCGGGAGCCTGAAGACGGATCAAACTTCGATCTTGGGGAAAACGATGGCCGCCGCCGGAAGGGTGGCGCCCGCCGCGAGCCCTCCCCACGCGCCGTCCCGGTCGATCCGCGCGTTTTCCAGGGGGGCTCCCCCGGGAACGAGGGCTTCCCACAGCTTCTGCGCCGCGGTCGGGGTGAACGGGGCCATCAGCAGCGCGGCGACCCGGGACGCCTCGAGGGCGTTGTAGAGGACCGTCCCCAGCCGGGTGCGCATTCCCGGGTCCTTCGCCAGCACCCACGGCTGCATCGCCTGCACGTATTCGTTCCCCTTCGTCACGAGATCGATGATCGCCGCGAGCGCCTTGTGGAACGCCACCTCCTTCATCGCAACCAGAACGGACACCCTGGTCTCGTGAGCGCATGCCGACAGGACCGCGTCCGCGGGTTCGGAAGGTCCCGGGGCGGGGACGACGCTGCCGAAATATTTCCCGAGCATCCCGAGCGCCCGGTTCAGCAGGTTGCCCAGTTTGTCCGCGAGTTCCGAGTTGGCCCGCTTGATCAGCTCCTTTTCCGAGAAGTCGCCGTCAAGCCCGAAGGAGACCTCGCGCAGCAGGAAGTACCGGAACGCGTCCGCCCCGTATTTCCGGACCATCTCGTACGGGTCGACGACGTTCCCCAGCGACTTGCTCATCTTCTTCCCCTCGACGGTCCACCAGCCGTGGGCGAACACCCCGAGCGGCGGCGCGATCCCGGCGGACATCAGGAACGCCGGCCAGTAGACGGCGTGGAACCGGAGGATGTCCTTCCCCACCATGTGGATGTCGGCGGGCCAGAATGTCCCGAACTCCGCCGTGGGCGACGGGTACCCCAGCCCGGTGATGTAGTTGGTGAGGGCGTCGTACCAGACGTAGATCACGTGTCCCGGCGCCTCGGGCACGGGGATCCCCCAGGAGAGCGAGGTGCGGGAGACGGACAGGTCGTTCAGGCCCCCCTCGACGAAGGCGACCACCTCGTTGCGGCGGCTCTCCGGCCGGATGAAGCCGGGGTGTTTCCGGTAGTAGTCGAGGAGCGGCTGCTGGTACTTCGAGAGGCGGAAAAAGTAGGAAGGCTCCTTCCGCTTCTCCACCGGGCGGCCGCACGTCGGGCAATTCCCGTCCGCGAGCTGCAGCTCGGTCCAGTACGCCTCGTCGGGGACGCAGTACCAACCCTCGTAATCGCCCAGGTAGATGTCGCCGTTGGCGAGCGACTTGCGGAAGAGATCCTGCACGGAGGCGTAGTGCCGCGGCTCCGTGGTGCGGATGAAGTCCGTGTTGCTGAGCGACAGGGCCGCCGAGAGCCCCTGGAAGTTGGTCACGACCTGGTCGGCGAGCTCGCGCGGGGCGAGGCCTTTCCCCGCCGCCGTCTTCTGCACCTTCTCCCCGTGCTCGTCCGTCCCCGTGAGGAAAAAGACATTCTCGCCCAGCATGCGGTGCCAGCGGGCGAGGGCGTCGCAGGCGATCGATGTGTAGGCATGCCCGATGTGGGGGACGTCGTTGACGTAGTAGATCGGGGTCGTGATGTAGAACGTCTCCTTCACGGCGTGCCCTCCTCGTCGTCGGTCAGCCGGGCGGTCATCTCCTCGGCGTCGTCGGGCTCCTGCGCGGCGGCGGTCGGTGCGGGCGGAGGTGCCTTGGGGGAGGCGCAGGTCCCGCATCCCTTCTGGCGGGTGTACGAGTCGTGCTCGTAGATCAGGCAGCACATCAGCCGCCCGCAGACCCCGGAGAGCTTCGCCGGGTTGAGCGAGAGCTTCTGGTCCTTCGCCATCTTGACCGTGATCGGCTCGAAGTCGCGCAGGAAGGTCGCGCAGCAAAGCTCCTTGCCGCACGGGCCGACCCCGCCGACCGCGCGCGCCTCGTCGCGCACCCCGATCTGGCGCATCTCGATGCGCGTGCGAAGCTCGTGGGCCAGGTCCTTGACCAGTTCCCGGAAGTCGATCCGGCCGTCGGCCGTGAAGTAGAAGACCACCTTGCTGCGGTCGAGGAGGTACTCGGCCCGCACCAGCTTCATCGGGAGTCCCCGCTCCGAGATGCGGGCGGTGCAGAACGCTTCCGCCTCGGATTCCCTGCGGGCGTTCTCCTGGTGGGCGCGCATGTCCTCCGCGGAGGCGATCCGGAGGACCTTGCCGAAGGGGGGCTTGTCTCCCTTCGGCGCGTGGCCGTCGATCCGGCGGATCACCTCGCCGAGCGACGATCCCCGCTCCGTCTGCACGACGGCGTAGTCGCCCCGCTGCAGGGCCACCCCCGTGCAGTCGAAGTGAAAGGTCTTGCAGACGCCACGAAGGCGGATACCGGCGATGTCCATATCCTTGCGCTTCATCCCTTCCCGTGCAATCCGAAGAAAAACGCCTCCAGCATCAGCCGCTTCTGGGGCTGTGGAGGCATGCGGGAGATCGACAGGAGCTCCCGGAACGCCGCGTCCCACCCGTTTTCCGGCGGTTGGACGGCCGCGGACGCGAGGGGCTCCCGCAGATCCTCGTTCATTATATCCGCTCCGCCCCCGGAAGATAAGAGGGACAGATCCCGTACCAGCGAGAGCGGGGCGGCCAGGCGCCCCGGGGTGTCCCCCTCCCCCTTCCAGCTCTCGGCGAGTTTCACCGCCGCCGCCGGGGAAAGCTTCGTGAAGAGCGCGAGCCATGCCTCCCGCTCCCCCGCGAGTTCGGGCAGGAGCGAGAGGGCGCGCCCGGGGCTTCCCCCGGAGACCTTGGCGGCCAGCACGATCACGGGGCGGGGATGCTCCCCACCGACGTCGGGGTGGCGGGACAGGATCTCCGCGACCGTGCCGGCGGCGATCGGGAAGAAGGGGACTCTCTGGCACCGGGAGACGATCGTGGGCATCAGGACCGAGGTCCTGTGGGCGACCAGGATCAGGTGCGCTCCGGCCGGCGGCTCCTCGAGCGTTTTCAGCAGGGCGTTCGCGGCCTGCGGCGTCATCCGGTCGGCGGGACAAAGGATCGCGACGCGGGGGCGGTCGGAGAACGCCTTGAGCGAGAGCTCCTCCCGCAGCGCGCGGATTTCGTCGATCCGGAGGAACTGCGTTTCCGGCGCGATGAAAAGGAAGTTCGGATGGGCGCCGGACGCGAACAGCCGGCAGTCGTGACACGATCCGCACGCCCCGTCCGTCCCGGGCTTCCGGCAGATCAGGGCCGCGGCGAACGCCCGGGCGGCCTTCTCCTTCCCCACCCCCTCCTCGCCGGAGAAGAGAAGCCCCTGGGGGACCGCGCCCGCGCCGATGTATCGACGCAGGAGGGCGATTGCCCGTTCCTGGCCGATGACCGCGGAGAGGGGTTCTACCATCCGAACCGCTGCGCCACCGCCTGGAGGACGCTCCGGAACACCTCTTCTTCCGGGGCGGCGGCGTCGATCGGGTGGATCCGGCCCGGTTCCCGTTCGGCGAGGCGGAGGTATCCCGCGCGCACGGCACGGTGGAAGTCGAGGGATTCCCGCTCCAGGCGGTCCCTTGCCATCCCGCGCCCCTTGACGCGGGCGAACCCCTCCTCGGGCGGCAGGTCGAACAGGAGCGTCAGGCCGGGGACGAGCCCTGCCGCGGCGAACCGGTTCAGCCGCTCCACCAGCTCCGGGTCGAGCCCGCGCGCGTGCGCCTGGTACGCCGTCGTCGCGTCACAGAAGCGGTCGCACAGGACGGCCCGTCCGGACTGGAGGGCAGGAAGGATGAGCCCGCGGGCATGCTGGGCCCGCGCCGCCTCGTAGAGGAGAAGCTCGGCCTCGGGGAAGACGATTTCCTCGCGGGGGACGAGCACGAGACCGCGGATCTGGTCCGCAAGGGGAGTGCCGCCCGGCTCCCGGGTGACGGTGTGCGGGACGTTCTTCGCGGCGAGGTGCGCGGAGAGCCGCCGGAGCTGGGTCGTCTTGCCGGAGCCCTCGATGCCCTCAAATGTGACGAACGGCGCTTTCAGGTGTCAGCACTCGCTGAAGCCGCAGGAGCGGCACTTGAGGCACCCCTCCTGCCGCTCGACCTGGCTGCCGCAGTCGGGGCAGGCGCCGCGGGCGATCTCCTCCTCCCCGGGGGGAAGGGACTGCTTCTTCGCCGCGGGCTGCGCGGCCTCGGAGACGGGCTTCGGGAAGCCGGGGAACATCGCATCGAAGTTCTCGAGGTACCACTCGATCGCCTTCGACACGGCGTCGGCGCAGGAGAGGATCTTCCCTCCGTTGCCGCCCCAGGAGGGGAGGTGGCAGGAGATCCCCTTCAACTGCTTGACGATCATCCCGGGCTGCACGCCGGATCGCAGCGCGAGGGAGGCGAGGCGCCCGATCGCCTCCGACTGCGACGCGGCGCAGCCGCCGGCCTTCCCCATCTGGTTGAAGACCTCGAAGATCCCCTTCTCGTCCCGGTTGATCGTGACGTAGAGCTTTCCGCAGCTGGTCTTGATCTCCTTCGTGACGCCGATCAGGGTGTCGGGCCGCGGCCGGGGAGTGACGAACGGCTCGGCCGCCGGGGCCGCCGCCTGCTCAAGCTTCTGCGCTCCCTCTTTCGCGTTCACCCCGCCGATGTTCAGGACCTGCTCGTCCCGGCTCTTGTCCCGGTATACGGTGACGCCCTTGCAGCCGAGGCGGTAGGCGAGCACGAACACCTTCCGGATGTCGTCGCGCGTGGCGTCGGCGGGGAAGTTCACCGTCTTGGACACCGCGTTTTCGGTGTACTTCTGGAAGGCCGCCTGCATCCGCAGGTGGGCCTCCGGGGAGATGTCGTGCGCCGTTACGTAGGCCCGGGCGACGTCCTCGGGGACCCACTCCAGGTGCCGGAGCGACCCCACCTTCGAGAGCTCGGTCATCCGCTCGACGGAGTAGAGCCCCCGGCGCCGCATCTCGGCGTCGAAGAGGGGGTGGACCTCCACGAGATGGTCGTTGTCCATGACGTTGCGGATATAGGAGAGGGCGAAGATCGGCTCGATCCCGCTGGAGACGCCCGCGATGATGCTGATCGTCCCCGTGGGGGCGATCGTCGTCGTGGTGGCGTTTCGCCGCGGCGCTCCGCCCCGCTCCGGGAAGACGCTGACGTCGTAGTTCGGAAAGGGTCCGCGCTCGCGGGCCAGGTTGCAGGAGGCGGTCCCCGACTCCTCCTGGATGAAGCTCATCAGCTCCTGGGCCACCGCCAGCGCCTCGTCGGAGTCGTACGGGATCCCCAGCGAGATCAGCATGTCGGCGAACCCCATCACGCCCAGGCCGATCTTCCGGTTCCCGACCGTCATGTGCCGGATCTCGGGGAGGGGGTAGTTGTTCATGTCGATCACATCGTCGAGGAACCGGACCGCCGTGCCGACCGTGGTTTTCAGCTTGTCGTAGTCGATCCGGGGGTGCCCGTCCCGCGTCGAGACCATGTTTGCCAGGTTGATGGAACCCAGGTTGCACGATTCGTACGGCAGCAGGGGCTGCTCTCCGCAGGGATTCGTGCTCTCGATGGCGCCGAGCCGCGGCGTGGGGTTGTCCCGGTTGATCCGGTCGATGAAGATCATCCCCGGCTCGCCGTTCTTCCAGGAGGAGTCGACGATCCGCTCGAAGACTTCGCGGGCCGGGAGGCGCCCGGTGACCTCCCGGGAGTGGGGGTTGACCAGGCTGTACTCCTCGCCGTTCTCGACCGCCTTCATGAACTCCTCGGTGAGCGCGACGGAGATGTTGAAGTTGTTGAGCCGGTTCGTCTGGCTCTTGCAGGTGATGAAGTCGAGGATGTCCGGGTGGTCGACCCGCAGGATCCCCATGTTGGCGCCGCGCCGCGTCCCGCCCTGCTTGATCGTCTCGGTGGCCGCGTCGAACACGGTCATGAAGGAGATCGGGCCCGAGGAGACTCCCTTCGTCGAGCGGACGACGTCTGCGTGCGGGCGCAGGCGGGAGAAGGAGAAGCCGGTCCCCCCCCCGCTCTTGTGGATCAGGGCGGTGTTCTTTACCGCCTCGAAGATCGACTCCATGGAGTCCTCCACCGGGAGCACGAAGCACGCCGACAGCTGCTGGAGCTCGCGGCCCGCGTTCATCAGCGTGGGGGAGTTGGGGAGGAAGTCCAGCCTGAGCATCATCGCGTAGAACGCCTCCGCCCACCGGAGCACCACCTCGGGGAGGGCCCCGTAGTAGAGGCCTTCCGCCAGCGCGATGTTGTACGCCACGCGGCACGCCATCTCCTCGGGTGTTTCGAGCGGGTCCCCCTTCATCCCCTTCTTGAGGTAGCGGCGCTCCAGCACCGTCCGGGCGTTCTCCGAGACCTGCATGGGGCCGTATTTCCGCAGGAGGGCTTCGGCCCACGCCTGCGGCGGATGGCCGTGAAGGGTCTTGCCGGCGGCGCGCGCGGGGGCGTCGCCGGGGCCGGTCGACGCGGGTGACGTCAGGGTTGCGGGGACGTTCAGGTCCATCGATTCGCTCCGTTTCGTGG of the bacterium genome contains:
- a CDS encoding methyltransferase domain-containing protein, which gives rise to MRPVVDPVVLRRFSAGAARYEAHAYAQRLSAADLLAYTKEWLPASWGRDGQGRPGAAAGRDAPGLVAAAGHRFTILEPGCGTGLYTRMLLDAFRGASVFGVDISEAMVRVAKRGIDDPRARFAVADAEEIAAGSYDLVTSNAAFQWFLSLPRTLERMASLLSGGGLLTFTFFGPETYAELDAALRTAAGATAGAAQVAAAAFHSREEISDALSAAFPRWDLVERRYYQEFPTLADLLRSIRYTGTGGGGSRESWSPGKLARVEKAYRDRSGGIKATYQVFLCRGIIGNGHGRPSAAAGREPGISSPRQGEAG
- a CDS encoding NAD-dependent deacylase gives rise to the protein MNGAMGESGKWVRECRSLCVLTGAGVSSESGVPTFRGPEGLWKRRDPMSLATPEAFAEDPKEVWEWYQWRRRKIRGCVPNAGHTALAAVEAEKPDFLLVTQNVDGLHRAAGSRRIAEIHGNIWVVRCVGCGAERYEQGDFTDLPPRCGACGGLLRPGVVWFGEMLPREASDAAMEMLSRCEVLIVAGTSAVVAPASGYAAVAKDHGARVIEVNPDETPVSGICDATFRGKSGEVLPVLLGGSPESNAGTPRPS
- a CDS encoding alpha/beta fold hydrolase, yielding MVLLPGWATDGRIFDGVFPGVTAVTTGPIRPDRFTARLAAFLDRKAHGPVTVVGWSLGGFLAAEFAREYPGRVRRIVLVGIRRAYPEEDIGAVRHSLSADPGGCLSGFYAQCFYPSHLPAYRRFRAGLQAAYLREMDGGVLRDGLSYLAGAKLSGETLPACPVAIVHGEKDVVAPLAEAEGIAGEGGNASFHPLPGAAHAAFLADGFRALIDDGQGRPSVGAGKDAPDSVAAADGQGRPSVGAGKDASDFKAPTGRGWPGAAGG
- the bioF gene encoding 8-amino-7-oxononanoate synthase, which gives rise to MEGWKNFLEERERRHLLRRLVPSSGRAPALAVRDGREYVDFSSNDYLGLSSHPALVAAAREALDRYGVGSGASRLMSGDLAIHHELEEGVAVFKGSEAALVFNSGYQANIGIVPALFGRRDAVFADQLCHASQLDGAILSRAKLLRFRHNDPVHLDRMLTKHRGAFERALVMTESVFSMDGDLAPLAALLAVCRRHDCRFMVDEAHATGVFGPQGRGCVEAEGLAGQVDLVMGTFSKALGGFGAYLAASRTVIDYLVNTARSFIYSTALPPPVIAADLAALRLCLSGETRGEELLRRADAFRGALREKGWTVGGESQIVPVVVGESALAVSLSKSLGGRGFLALPVRPPTVPEGSARLRFSLTAAHTDRQVADAVEALGAA
- the bioA gene encoding adenosylmethionine--8-amino-7-oxononanoate transaminase, with the translated sequence MDPKGWLLKDLRHNWHPYTQMSTLATEPPMLIDRAEGLFLFDVEGNRYYDAISSWWCVVHGHGHPRIREAVTRQMERLDHVLFAGVTHEPAVRLASRLAAIAPEGLSRVFFSDNGSTAVEVALKMSLQCWRNLGREERTGFVCLDHGYHGDTTGCMSVSGVEAFLRAFRPILFPARRVPAPYCYRCPLGKAYPECGVSCVDALGDALREGGETIAAVILEPLLLGAGGMIVYPPEYLSRAVSLAREHGVHLILDEVATGFGRTGTMFACEQAGVSPDFLCLSKGLTGGTMPLAATLTTAEVYNSFLGGPDSGKTFYHGHTYTANPVGCAAALASLDLFEEEELVDRVAHLAPRLAEGVRDLAGLPMVGDVRGIGMVAALELVSDKETREPLPGTAPVFRDIRREGLRRGLFLRPMGNVVYLFLPQAVTREALDDILDRFGATLRMVLR
- the bioD gene encoding dethiobiotin synthase codes for the protein MKGVFVTGTGTGVGKTTVCGLLAGFLRAQGMRVTTQKWVETGATGGPSDIDEHRRLMGDSGTAPEPPLADRCPYRFTLPASPHLAAAYEGRRVDPGVIEAAYRRLAETHDAVVVEGAGGFLVPLSAEMSTGDLVARIGLPVLVVAANRLGCVNDALLTAEAVRRRGILLAGFVFNRLPADGQGRPSAATGRDAPESIVAADNPRIVAEITGAPVLGEVPPLSDPDRGAEAFAPVGRAFLERWRST